Part of the Paenibacillus kyungheensis genome, ATCGTCAGGCTGGTTATATGTTAGGCAAATATGTATTATCCAAAGGGCATCGCCAGATCGCTTATCTAGGGGTGACTGAACAAGATGATGCAGTAGGTATCCAGCGTAAACTAGGATTCCAGCAAGCTTTTGAACACACGACTGATTATGATATCCGTTACTATGAATCAGGCTTTCGGATGGATCAAGCAGTCATCGCTGCTAATGATCTTCTAGATCAATGGAACCCTTCTATTGTTGTCGCTGCTACTGATAATATAGCGATCGGTGTATTCAAAGCAGCCCTCTCCAGACAGATTGATATTCCGACTACTTTATCGATCACAGGGTTCGGTGACTATGATATTACAGAGATTATGCATCCTGCTTTGACAACAGTCAAATTTCACTACAAAGAAGCCGGACAGTTAGCCGCTACCAACCTTATTCAGATGATTCATGGAGATTCTGTTCAAAAAACAACGATTTCAACTTGCGAACTTATTGTCCGAGAAAGCGTTGACAATCGTTAAATACCGACTTATAATACATTGGAACCGGTTCCGGTGTATTTTTTTAATTCAAATTGGAACCGGTTCCGTAGAAAGAATATATCAATAGCGATGGAGAATAATTTATGAAAATGAGTCGAACACAGTTGTATCGCACCTTAGATCAAGCTGATGTTGGAGAATGGGAAGCACTGAAGGTATTAGCCGATCAAAGCCCGTGGCGTCAGACTTTTCATATTCAACCTGAAGCCGGACTACTGAATGATCCGAATGGATTTTGCTTTTTTAACGGAGAATATCATCTTTTCTATCAATGGTTTCCATTAGGAACACAACATGGTATCAAATACTGGTATCACACTTCTTCTACTGATCTGGTTCATTGGCGTAATCAAGGGATCGGGATTGCTCCTGATACTATATATGATTCTCATGGAGCTTATTCTGGAAGCGCTATAGAAAAAGACAATCTGTTATATCTGATGTATACAGGTAATACGCGTAACAAGGATTGGAAGCGTTATCCATTCCAATGTATAGCTGTGATGAACACCCAGGGTCATATCTCAAAGCTACCCCCTGTGATCGAGCATGTACCTGATGGATATAGTGATCATTTTCGTGATCCGAAAGTCTGGCAAGATGGAGAATATTACTACTGTGTCATTGGCGCTCAGCGAATCAATCATACCGGGTGTGCGGTTATGTATCGTTCGCCTGATCTACAGACATGGACATTTCAAGGAGAATTACAGACATTCCTACCTTCATTCGGTTATATGTGGGAGTGCCCGGATTACTTTGAACTCAACCAACAAGGAATATTGTTATTTTCACCGCAAGGAATAGAACCGTTTGCAGATTCATTTCAAAATATTTATCAGTCCGGTTATATGATTGGTACTCCTTTGGATCTGAATACATGTGAATTTGATCATGGAGACTTTTGCGAGTTAGATCATGGATTCGATTTCTATGCTCCACAGACGACACTTGCACCGGATGGACGTAGATTGTTAGTCGGTTGGCTAGGCATGCCAGAGATTGATTATCCTACAGATCATCAAGGATGGGCGCACTGTCTCACATTGCCACGTGAATTGACGATCGAACAAGGGGAACTACGACAACGTCCTGTTCAAGAGCTTACTCAGCTACGTGGACAACGTTATCATGTTAATCATACAGTGGATAACCAACACCATCTGCTATCTTCTATGCAAGGCGTACAGTATGAAATGCTTGTTCAAATCAGTGATATTCAAGCTACCCGAATAGGCATAGAGTTACGCGTAGGCAACAATGAAAAAACCGTTCTGTATTATCAACCAGAGCTAGAAAAATTAACTTTAGACCGCTCATTATCCGGTCAACCTCTAGCGCTTGAATATGGAACAACACGAAGTTGTAGTTTATCTCTAGATGAAGGCACAGTAACACTGCATCTATTTGTAGATACATCTTCGATTGAAATTTTCGCTAATGATGGTCGTAAAGTATTGACAGCTCGTATCTTCCCTCAACCTGATAGCACAGGGATATCATTATTTGCGGAAGATGGAAGCGCATGCTTTGATGTTACACAATGGGATTTGTTAGCTAAGGAGGAACAATAATCATGTCTGAAAATCAAAAAATTGCTCAACAGGTAATCGAAGCTGTCGGAGGTAAAGACAATATCGCCTCATTTGCTCATTGTGCTACTCGCTTGCGAATTATGGTACATAACAAAGAGCTTATCGATCAAGAACGTACCGAAAACATAGATAAAGTAAAAGGCGCTTTTTTCAATTCAGGTCAGTACCAGATTATATTTGGTACCGGTACAGTAAATCGTATATTTGAAGAAGTTGAAAACTTAGGCGTAGAAAGTACTTCCAAAGACGATATCAAAAGTCAAAGTAAAAATGCAGGGAACTTTTTTCAACGCTCAATTCGTACATTTGGTGATGTATTTGTTCCTATTATTCCTGTTCTTGTAGCTACAGGTTTATTTATGGGATTACGAGGATTGTTAACACAACCTCAAATTCTAGCTCTTTTCGGTATGACACCTGATCATATCTCAGCTAACTTTCTATTATTTACACAAGTTTTAACCGATACAGCCTTTGCTTTTTTACCAGCGCTTGTAGCATGGTCTGCATTCCGTGTGTTTGGTGGAAGTCCAGTATTAGGGATTGTACTTGGTCTGATGTTAGTCAATCCTGCGCTCCCTAATGCTTATTCTGTCGCCGATGGATCTGCGCATCCGTTAACATTGTTCGGCTTTATTCCTGTTGTCGGTTATCAGGGTTCTGTATTGCCAGCATTTGTTATTGGTCTGATTGGAGCGAAGTTAGAAAAAGCATTACGTAAGCGGATTCCTGAAGCGATTGATCTGATTTTAACACCATTTCTAACGTTATTGATTATGATTACGCTTGGACTATTTGCAATTGGCCCTATTTTCCACTCACTGGAATCTGTTGTATTGAATGCGACCATTTATGTATTGGATATGCCTTATGGAATTGCAGGGCTATTGATCGGTTCTTTGCATCAAATTATTGTGGTAACTGGTGTTCATCATATTTTCAACTTTTTAGAAATTCAATTGTTAGAACGAACAGGTGTCAATCCGTTTAATGCTATTATCACTTGTGCGATGGCCGCTCAAGGTGGCGCATGTCTAGCGGTAGGTCTCAAAACCAAAGACAATAAGCTCAAAGCATTGGCGCTTCCTTCTTCTTTATCTGCTTTTCTAGGGATTACTGAGCCGGCTATTTTTGGAGTCAACTTACGTTATATGAAGCCATTTATTATGGGATTAATCGGTGGCGGTATTGGTGGTTTTATGGCTTCTTTGTTCCATTTAGCAGGATCAGGAATGGCGATTACTGTTATTCCAGGAACTTTGCTTTACTTGAACAG contains:
- a CDS encoding LacI family DNA-binding transcriptional regulator, whose protein sequence is MKTIIDIAQAAGVAKSTVSRYLNGGSVSDETREKIERIIKQYNYVPNTFARSLKAKKTSIIGIIVPRLDSFAVSQMLIGIDDTLRQEQYQMLLANANQETAREIEAIYEFSRQKISGLLFMATKITDEHRQAIAKCNIPVVLIGQDDALLHSVIHDDRQAGYMLGKYVLSKGHRQIAYLGVTEQDDAVGIQRKLGFQQAFEHTTDYDIRYYESGFRMDQAVIAANDLLDQWNPSIVVAATDNIAIGVFKAALSRQIDIPTTLSITGFGDYDITEIMHPALTTVKFHYKEAGQLAATNLIQMIHGDSVQKTTISTCELIVRESVDNR
- a CDS encoding glycoside hydrolase family 32 protein, translated to MKMSRTQLYRTLDQADVGEWEALKVLADQSPWRQTFHIQPEAGLLNDPNGFCFFNGEYHLFYQWFPLGTQHGIKYWYHTSSTDLVHWRNQGIGIAPDTIYDSHGAYSGSAIEKDNLLYLMYTGNTRNKDWKRYPFQCIAVMNTQGHISKLPPVIEHVPDGYSDHFRDPKVWQDGEYYYCVIGAQRINHTGCAVMYRSPDLQTWTFQGELQTFLPSFGYMWECPDYFELNQQGILLFSPQGIEPFADSFQNIYQSGYMIGTPLDLNTCEFDHGDFCELDHGFDFYAPQTTLAPDGRRLLVGWLGMPEIDYPTDHQGWAHCLTLPRELTIEQGELRQRPVQELTQLRGQRYHVNHTVDNQHHLLSSMQGVQYEMLVQISDIQATRIGIELRVGNNEKTVLYYQPELEKLTLDRSLSGQPLALEYGTTRSCSLSLDEGTVTLHLFVDTSSIEIFANDGRKVLTARIFPQPDSTGISLFAEDGSACFDVTQWDLLAKEEQ
- a CDS encoding sucrose-specific PTS transporter subunit IIBC, translated to MSENQKIAQQVIEAVGGKDNIASFAHCATRLRIMVHNKELIDQERTENIDKVKGAFFNSGQYQIIFGTGTVNRIFEEVENLGVESTSKDDIKSQSKNAGNFFQRSIRTFGDVFVPIIPVLVATGLFMGLRGLLTQPQILALFGMTPDHISANFLLFTQVLTDTAFAFLPALVAWSAFRVFGGSPVLGIVLGLMLVNPALPNAYSVADGSAHPLTLFGFIPVVGYQGSVLPAFVIGLIGAKLEKALRKRIPEAIDLILTPFLTLLIMITLGLFAIGPIFHSLESVVLNATIYVLDMPYGIAGLLIGSLHQIIVVTGVHHIFNFLEIQLLERTGVNPFNAIITCAMAAQGGACLAVGLKTKDNKLKALALPSSLSAFLGITEPAIFGVNLRYMKPFIMGLIGGGIGGFMASLFHLAGSGMAITVIPGTLLYLNSQLPLYILCNVVAIAIAFTLTWLFGYKDKVVITATDSVVADSIDYAEPSTSSIESSSSAINNTTSASASSHAVSDVPTDTAVLNIIAPISGTLVPLEHVPDPAFAGKHMGEGIAIEPNEGKLYAPFDGTVAHVMDKSKHAIIVEHASGVQLLIHIGLDTVSLKGQAFTLHVKSGDSIQAGQLLIEFDIAMIQSSNLSVITPVIVPDGIEHIQLIQPAEPQQVQANEHSIMQVTYTISS